One region of Demequina sp. TMPB413 genomic DNA includes:
- a CDS encoding ribbon-helix-helix domain-containing protein: MKLSISLTDDDVALIDQFAAAGDYPSRSAVIQHALARLRAQGLHGDYADAWTEFSDGGDAGRWEASS; encoded by the coding sequence GTGAAGCTCAGCATCAGCTTGACCGACGATGACGTCGCCTTGATCGATCAGTTCGCGGCCGCAGGTGACTACCCTTCCCGCTCCGCAGTCATTCAGCACGCGCTCGCCAGGCTCCGCGCCCAGGGCCTCCACGGCGACTACGCCGACGCCTGGACGGAGTTCTCGGATGGCGGCGACGCAGGCCGCTGGGAGGCGTCGTCCTGA
- a CDS encoding type II toxin-antitoxin system PemK/MazF family toxin, producing MRRGEIRWVALDAGADAEARSRAQRPAVIVSNDGANTAAARRGSGAVTVVPLTTSDAPAKPFQVALAAGVGGLPRAAKAMAEQVRTVSAGRVGPSIGMLSLSDVAKIDDALRLHLGLDRGR from the coding sequence ATGAGGCGCGGCGAGATCAGGTGGGTAGCGCTCGATGCCGGCGCCGACGCGGAGGCACGTTCGCGCGCTCAGCGCCCCGCGGTGATCGTCTCTAACGACGGCGCCAACACGGCGGCCGCACGGCGCGGTTCTGGAGCTGTCACTGTGGTGCCCTTGACCACGTCCGACGCGCCCGCGAAGCCCTTCCAGGTAGCACTGGCCGCCGGCGTCGGCGGTCTGCCCAGGGCAGCCAAAGCCATGGCCGAGCAAGTGCGCACCGTCTCTGCGGGACGCGTCGGCCCGAGCATCGGCATGCTGTCGCTGAGCGACGTAGCCAAGATCGATGACGCCTTGCGGCTACACCTCGGCCTCGATCGCGGGCGTTAG
- a CDS encoding GDSL-type esterase/lipase family protein: MTHVFFVGDELTAGHGDPKALGWTGRVAARTLPLAPELRFHTLAVPGETTGELTARWDDEALRRIGDPVPGAAPHAVIFAIGRNDVHRGVSPTMTRLNIANTLDRAKALGFRMMLAGPPPGRAEDQQSIAELSALCEESAARRGVPYVDMFGPLARHEQWVSDMATGDEALPHQAGYGLMAWLVLHSAWHDWLGVEQPAV, from the coding sequence GTGACACACGTCTTTTTTGTGGGCGACGAGCTCACCGCGGGTCATGGAGACCCCAAGGCACTTGGGTGGACAGGGCGCGTTGCTGCGCGCACTCTTCCCCTTGCTCCAGAGCTTCGCTTCCATACCCTCGCGGTACCGGGCGAGACCACTGGCGAACTCACGGCGCGCTGGGATGACGAGGCGCTTAGGCGCATCGGCGATCCGGTCCCTGGCGCGGCGCCGCACGCCGTGATCTTCGCGATTGGACGCAACGATGTCCACCGGGGGGTGTCCCCCACGATGACGCGCCTCAACATCGCGAACACCCTGGATCGTGCCAAGGCGCTCGGCTTTCGCATGATGCTTGCAGGGCCTCCTCCAGGTCGCGCGGAGGATCAACAGTCCATTGCCGAGCTTTCCGCCTTGTGCGAGGAGTCTGCTGCGCGCAGGGGCGTGCCCTACGTGGATATGTTCGGGCCGCTCGCGCGCCACGAACAGTGGGTTTCCGACATGGCCACGGGTGACGAGGCGCTACCGCACCAGGCTGGCTACGGTCTCATGGCGTGGCTGGTGCTGCACTCCGCATGGCACGACTGGCTCGGAGTCGAGCAGCCAGCGGTCTAA